The following coding sequences are from one Granulicella arctica window:
- a CDS encoding mannose-1-phosphate guanylyltransferase gives MNIQFAPVILAGGSGTRFWPRSRRARAKQVLALDGDRTMIQQTLDRLLPLSAMEDVWVITNELLKETISEQLPGVPDAHILSEPSARNTAPACALAAFLLEKRSPDAVIGIFPSDQVVGDVARFTEVVRAGVALAASGDRIVVLGVPPTRPETGFGYIEQGEVMDAASVPCDGIPVRRVKRFTEKPNRERAEEFLATGNYAWNGGIFLWSVRTLVGAIREFCPAMAPLLEKIAAAHGTSQFAEVFAELYPQCESISIDYAVLEPRSAKGELKSEIYCLPADFGWKDLGSWAALHEHQMDIPALTGCGGANVVEAGKSLALEAHRNYVFAPGKAVVLLGVDDLVVVETEDSLLITTRAHSQDVGRVVKALTEAGRHELI, from the coding sequence ATGAACATTCAGTTTGCTCCGGTAATTCTGGCGGGCGGCAGCGGGACGCGTTTTTGGCCTCGCAGCCGCCGAGCCCGCGCGAAACAGGTGCTCGCTCTCGACGGCGATCGCACGATGATTCAGCAGACGCTGGACCGCCTTCTGCCGCTGAGTGCGATGGAGGATGTCTGGGTCATTACCAATGAGCTGCTGAAGGAGACGATCTCGGAGCAGTTGCCGGGAGTCCCGGATGCCCATATTCTCAGTGAGCCGTCGGCGCGGAATACGGCCCCGGCGTGTGCGCTGGCGGCGTTTCTGTTGGAGAAGCGCTCTCCGGATGCGGTGATTGGGATCTTTCCGTCGGATCAGGTGGTGGGGGACGTTGCGCGGTTTACCGAGGTGGTACGGGCAGGTGTTGCGCTGGCGGCGAGCGGGGACCGGATCGTGGTGCTGGGGGTTCCGCCGACGCGACCGGAGACGGGTTTCGGGTACATCGAGCAGGGTGAGGTGATGGATGCTGCCTCTGTGCCGTGCGATGGAATACCGGTACGCCGGGTGAAGCGGTTTACGGAGAAGCCGAACAGAGAGCGGGCCGAGGAGTTTCTCGCTACGGGGAACTATGCCTGGAACGGCGGGATTTTTCTGTGGAGCGTGCGGACGCTGGTTGGCGCGATTCGGGAGTTTTGTCCGGCGATGGCTCCTCTGCTGGAGAAGATTGCGGCAGCGCATGGGACGTCGCAGTTTGCGGAGGTTTTCGCGGAGCTTTATCCGCAGTGCGAGAGCATCTCGATTGACTATGCGGTGCTGGAGCCGCGGTCGGCGAAGGGCGAGTTGAAGTCCGAGATTTATTGTCTCCCGGCGGATTTTGGATGGAAGGATCTGGGATCGTGGGCGGCACTGCATGAGCACCAGATGGATATTCCGGCGCTGACGGGCTGCGGTGGGGCCAATGTGGTGGAAGCGGGGAAGAGCCTGGCGCTCGAGGCGCACAGGAACTATGTGTTTGCACCGGGCAAGGCGGTGGTGCTGCTGGGGGTAGACGACCTGGTGGTGGTGGAGACGGAGGACTCGTTGTTGATTACGACGCGAGCGCATTCGCAGGATGTGGGCAGGGTGGTCAAGGCGTTGACCGAGGCCGGCCGGCATGAACTTATTTAG
- a CDS encoding GyrI-like domain-containing protein produces MSYEILEERAFTVAGIFARVSNATPELIGDLWRRFLTMGGAQAIEGRRNDSVYCIYCEYEGDFNAPYTVVIGCAVDGDVRVAKGMKKVQIAAGRFAVLRATGELPMGVFEAWSEAWATPLDRLYDADFDRYGVDGVVTVHVGVR; encoded by the coding sequence TTGAGCTATGAGATTCTCGAGGAGAGGGCGTTCACGGTAGCGGGAATCTTTGCGCGGGTGTCGAATGCGACTCCTGAGCTTATTGGGGATCTCTGGCGTAGATTTCTTACGATGGGTGGGGCGCAGGCGATCGAAGGGCGGCGAAACGATTCGGTCTACTGCATATATTGCGAGTACGAGGGGGATTTCAACGCCCCATATACAGTGGTAATCGGGTGTGCGGTGGATGGCGATGTGCGAGTGGCTAAAGGGATGAAAAAGGTTCAGATTGCGGCGGGACGGTTCGCGGTGTTGCGGGCTACAGGCGAGTTGCCGATGGGTGTGTTCGAGGCGTGGAGTGAGGCTTGGGCAACGCCGCTCGATCGCTTATATGATGCTGACTTCGATAGGTATGGCGTAGACGGCGTCGTGACAGTGCATGTGGGGGTTCGGTGA
- a CDS encoding pyridoxal phosphate-dependent aminotransferase, with the protein MSTTATKVFADRIGRIEVSATMAITAAALKLKSEGVNLADFGAGEPHFATPRHIKDAAIEAIENNFTRYTNVAGIPEVRKAIVDRHAADFGSNYTPDECVFTTGGKLALFNAIQVLVDHGDEVILPVPYWVSFKDIIQYAGGVPVFVESHEEENFRVTAKMIEAAITPRTKAIVLNTPSNPSGAVVSPEDLEAIVRLAHKHGIYCLLDECYVYLTFTGQVVSGGSFTDCKEHVVVLGSLSKTYAMTGWRAGFALGPKPIIAAMSKLQSQSTSNTASMVQRASIAALTGSQECVSEMRADYIKLRDRVLAGFETIPGMTCTVPQGAFYVYPNVSSFFGKGGIKSASDIAAKLLSEAHVVVVPGEAFGTTDHIRLSYAVSHDVVDEGVKRMREYFAGLSS; encoded by the coding sequence ATGAGCACAACAGCAACCAAGGTGTTTGCGGACCGTATCGGCCGCATTGAAGTTTCTGCAACCATGGCGATCACGGCGGCGGCGTTGAAGCTGAAGTCGGAGGGCGTAAACCTGGCGGATTTCGGTGCGGGCGAGCCGCACTTTGCGACTCCGCGGCACATCAAGGACGCGGCGATCGAGGCGATCGAGAACAATTTTACGCGGTATACGAACGTGGCCGGCATCCCTGAGGTGCGAAAGGCGATCGTGGATCGTCATGCGGCGGACTTCGGGTCGAACTACACGCCGGACGAGTGCGTGTTCACGACGGGCGGCAAGCTGGCACTGTTCAATGCGATCCAAGTGCTGGTGGACCATGGCGACGAGGTGATTCTGCCGGTGCCGTACTGGGTGTCGTTCAAGGACATCATTCAGTATGCGGGCGGTGTGCCGGTGTTCGTCGAGAGCCATGAGGAGGAGAACTTCCGGGTTACGGCGAAGATGATCGAGGCGGCGATTACGCCTCGGACGAAGGCGATTGTGTTGAATACGCCGTCGAATCCTTCGGGCGCGGTGGTGTCGCCGGAGGATCTGGAGGCGATTGTTCGCCTGGCGCATAAGCATGGCATCTATTGCCTGCTCGATGAGTGTTATGTCTACCTGACGTTTACGGGGCAGGTGGTGAGCGGCGGTTCGTTTACGGACTGCAAGGAGCATGTGGTGGTGCTCGGATCGTTGTCGAAGACGTATGCGATGACGGGCTGGCGCGCAGGTTTTGCGCTGGGACCAAAGCCGATTATCGCTGCGATGAGCAAGTTGCAGTCGCAGAGCACGTCGAACACGGCGAGCATGGTGCAACGGGCTTCGATTGCGGCGCTGACAGGATCGCAGGAGTGCGTTTCGGAGATGCGGGCGGATTACATCAAGCTGCGCGACCGGGTGCTGGCAGGGTTTGAGACGATTCCGGGGATGACGTGCACGGTGCCGCAGGGCGCGTTCTATGTGTATCCGAATGTGAGCAGCTTCTTCGGCAAGGGTGGGATCAAGTCTGCCTCCGATATTGCGGCGAAGCTGTTGAGCGAGGCGCATGTGGTGGTGGTTCCGGGCGAGGCGTTTGGGACGACGGATCATATCCGGTTGTCGTACGCGGTATCGCATGATGTGGTGGACGAGGGCGTGAAACGCATGCGCGAGTATTTTGCCGGGCTAAGTTCGTAG
- a CDS encoding phosphoglucomutase/phosphomannomutase family protein, with translation MTTAVKFGTDGWRGIIADDFTYANVRVASAAIAHYVIEQEDAKGGVCIGYDTRFGSRSFAKVVAEVLAKAGIPVALANDITPTPALSYAVRERKAAGGVMITSSHNPAEWNGVKYKASYGGSGRPAIISAIEGYLEKELPVAAVPGKIEEVDFNPDYIAAITRFVDLEAIKASGYRFLIDTMYGAGRGVIAGIFTKAGVPFVEMRNEINPAFPGINPEPIMPHIAETRVRVVADKCDAGLVTDGDADRIGAVDEHGNVVDAHKIFSVLLKWLLERKKWPGAVTRAFNTTKMLDRIAAKYGRTLYEHGIGFKYVCDLMLEKEILIGGEESGGVGISKHLPERDGMLNSLLLAQVMADEKKTLGELVAALQEEFGEHQYGRIDMHIDEALKQSAIARAGAMTVGAEIAGLKVLRVETMDGIKFFLENDTCMGKPNAAETWLLLRASGTEPLLRVYCESCSVESVEKVLEAARTFVLAGGAA, from the coding sequence ATGACGACTGCGGTGAAGTTTGGGACGGATGGATGGCGAGGCATTATTGCCGATGACTTTACGTACGCGAATGTGCGGGTGGCGTCTGCAGCGATTGCGCATTATGTGATCGAGCAGGAGGATGCGAAGGGCGGCGTGTGCATCGGGTATGACACGCGTTTTGGATCGCGGAGCTTTGCGAAGGTGGTGGCGGAGGTGCTGGCGAAGGCAGGGATTCCGGTCGCGCTGGCGAATGACATTACGCCGACTCCGGCGCTGTCGTATGCGGTGCGAGAGCGGAAGGCGGCGGGCGGCGTGATGATTACGTCGAGCCATAATCCTGCTGAGTGGAACGGGGTGAAGTACAAGGCCAGTTATGGCGGGTCGGGCCGGCCGGCGATCATCTCGGCGATTGAAGGATATCTGGAGAAGGAGCTGCCGGTGGCGGCTGTTCCCGGGAAGATTGAAGAAGTTGACTTCAACCCGGACTATATTGCGGCGATTACGCGATTTGTGGACCTGGAGGCGATCAAGGCTTCGGGGTACCGGTTCTTAATTGACACGATGTACGGCGCGGGGCGCGGGGTGATCGCGGGAATCTTCACGAAGGCAGGGGTTCCGTTTGTGGAGATGCGGAATGAGATCAACCCGGCGTTTCCGGGGATCAACCCGGAGCCGATCATGCCGCATATTGCGGAGACGCGGGTGCGCGTTGTCGCGGACAAATGTGATGCGGGGCTGGTGACGGACGGGGATGCGGACCGGATTGGCGCTGTGGATGAGCACGGAAATGTGGTGGATGCGCACAAGATCTTCTCGGTGCTGCTGAAGTGGCTGCTCGAGCGAAAGAAGTGGCCGGGGGCGGTGACGCGGGCGTTCAACACGACGAAGATGCTGGACCGGATTGCGGCGAAGTATGGGCGTACTCTCTATGAGCATGGGATCGGCTTCAAGTATGTGTGCGATCTGATGTTGGAGAAGGAGATTCTGATTGGTGGCGAGGAATCGGGTGGAGTTGGGATCAGCAAACATCTGCCGGAGCGGGATGGGATGCTGAACTCTCTGCTGCTGGCGCAGGTGATGGCGGACGAGAAGAAGACGCTTGGGGAGTTGGTGGCGGCGTTGCAGGAGGAGTTCGGCGAGCACCAGTATGGGCGGATCGATATGCACATCGATGAGGCGCTGAAGCAATCGGCGATTGCGCGTGCGGGTGCGATGACGGTCGGGGCGGAGATCGCCGGGCTGAAGGTGCTGCGGGTGGAGACGATGGACGGGATCAAGTTCTTTCTTGAGAACGACACCTGTATGGGTAAACCGAATGCGGCGGAGACGTGGTTGCTGCTGCGGGCTTCAGGGACGGAGCCGTTGCTGCGGGTGTACTGCGAGAGCTGCTCGGTAGAGTCGGTGGAGAAGGTGCTGGAAGCTGCGCGGACGTTTGTGCTGGCCGGTGGCGCGGCTTGA